One Monomorium pharaonis isolate MP-MQ-018 chromosome 4, ASM1337386v2, whole genome shotgun sequence DNA segment encodes these proteins:
- the LOC105834700 gene encoding carboxylesterase 5A: MRRATWLLFASTLLLVQRIHVSRAQRTHARQGLNRESPTVTIPSQGSVLGKEVAISNSLRLTQYLGIPYAQPPVGKLRFTRPVTDPLPSWNGVKNGTQFAPSCPQASGQLKLHEKLYKRLLPSDISDPGFSEDCLFLNIFVPNEGNRQSDQWPVMVWFHGGDFNTGTAAIWDASVFVTKQKVLVVTVAYRLNILGFFTTTDTEASGNYGMFDQIAALDWIKRNIKYFNGSPSNIIIYGHSSGAISVGLHMLSPLSKGKFHKAIAMSGDAIGSVGTLDREKPIVDIIADRFGCDRRPTSALMECLRRPQADFLIKHSSDIETWGPIVDAETNNETEPFLAQHPKDILENGNFNAVPLIVGYTNNEQVLAYMETINSQNSEGGLSSENFETMITEEFTAAVQNPDDNSTCESKPEMVTNAVLFFYRPYPSTTNTTIFRDRYLDLQTEKNYAAGLTFLASKVAKRKKAMAFVYRFDYRPKTQPVTKDVPEWAGVPHMFELPFIWGLPHLMGGTTQWIFNDKKMSDVMMAMLATFAKTGDPSLTSSTGSIKWEPYTQDNPRILIIDKNVEMNEPDAVDYKALAFWNEYYPQVVMEATNNCCNITSMATTWRIFSRSIYLSGMVATVAFHHFWL, translated from the exons ATGAGGCGCGCGACGTGGCTGCTTTTCGCGTCCACCCTGCTTCTCGTCCAGAGGATCCATGTTAGTCGCGCTCAGAGAACCCACGCACGACAGGGTCTCAACCGTGAGAGCCCGACCGTTACGATACCGAGTCAAGGAAGCGTTCTTGGCAAAGAG gTAGCTATCAGTAACTCGTTAAGACTGACGCAGTACCTCGGTATCCCTTACGCGCAACCCCCGGTTGGCAAGCTTCGCTTCACGCGACCGGTGACCGATCCTCTTCCTTCCTGGAACGGCGTGAAAAATGGAACACAATTCGCACCATCTTGTCCACAAGCTTCGGGTCAACTTAAATTGCACGAAAAGCTGTACAAGCGATTGCTACCATCAGACATATCCGATCCAGGATTCAGCGAAGATTGTCTCTTCTTGAACATTTTCGTCCCAAATGAAG GAAACCGTCAGAGTGACCAATGGCCGGTGATGGTTTGGTTCCACGGTGGTGACTTCAACACCGGAACTGCAGCGATCTGGGATGCCTCTGTATTCGTTACTAAACAAAAG GTGCTAGTGGTGACGGTGGCATATCGATTAAACATCCTCGGATTCTTCACGACGACAGACACCGAGGCGTCCGGGAATTACGGCATGTTTGATCAGATCGCTGCCCTTGACTGGATAAAGCGGAACATCAAGTACTTCAACGGCTCGCCTAGTAACATCATCATTTATGGTCACAGTTCCGGTGCCATAAGCGTGGGCCTACACATGTTGAGTCCTCTGAGTAAAGGCAAGTTCCACAAGGCAATTGCTATGAGCGGGGACGCCATCGGTTCCGTAGGTACGCTCGACAGAGAGAAACCAATCGTGGACATCATAGCAGATAGATTTGGATGCGACCGACGACCGACTAGTGCGCTAATGGAATGCTTGCGTCGGCCGCAAGCTGACTTCTTGATCAAGCATTCGTCTGACATCGAGACGTGGGGCCCGATCGTTGACGCCGAAACAAACAATGAAACGGAACCGTTTCTTGCGCAACATCCGAAGGACATCTTGGAAAATG gtAATTTTAATGCGGTGCCGCTGATCGTCGGCTACACGAATAACGAACAAGTTCTGGCGTATATGGAGACTATCAACAGCCAAAATTCAGAGGGTGGACTCTCTTCGGAAAACTTTGAAACGATGATCACCGAGGAATTCACGGCGGCGGTGCAAAACCCGGATGACAACAGCACCTGCGAATCAAAGCCCGAGATGGTGACGAACGCGGTACTGTTCTTCTACAGACCATATCCATCCACAACAAACACGACGATATTTCGCGACAGATACTTGGATCTGCAAACGGAAAAGAATTATGCAGCTGGCCTGACGTTTCTGGCCAGCAAAGTAGCGAAGCGAAAAAAGGCAATGGCTTTCGTATATCGGTTCGATTATCGTCCTAAAACACAACCGGTCACGAAGGACGTGCCGGAATGGGCGGGCGTACCACATATGTTCGAACTCCCATTCATCTGGGGTCTACCGCATCTGATGGGCGGCACGACGCAATGGATATTCAACGATAAGAAAATGTCCGACGTGATGATGGCAATGCTGGCGACGTTCGCCAAGACCGGAGATCCCTCTTTGACGAGCTCTACAGGATCGATCAAGTGGGAACCGTACACACAGGACAATCCAAGAATTTTGATCATTGATAAAAACGTGGAGATGAACGAGCCAGATGCGGTGGACTATAAGGCGCTTGCATTTTGGAACGAGTATTATCCACAAGTCGTGATGGAGGCGACAAACAATTGTTGCAACATCACGAGCATGGCGACAACATGGAGGATATTTTCTCGCAGCATATACCTTAGCGGCATGGTGGCTACGGTGGCGTTTCATCACTTCTGGCTCTAG
- the LOC105834702 gene encoding ras-related protein Rap1, with translation MREYKIVVLGSGGVGKSALTVQFVQEIFVEKYDPTIEDSYRKQVEVDGQQCMLEILDTAGTEQFTAMRDLYMKNGQGFVLVYSITAQSTFNDLQDLREQILRVKDTDDVPMVLVGNKCDLEDERVVGKDQGVNLARQFNCVFMETSAKAKINVRDIFYDLVRQINKKSPEKKMKQKKKSLCLLL, from the exons ATGCGCGAATATAAAATAGTTGTGCTGGGCAGTGGAGGTGTAGGCAAGTCCGCCCTCACTGTCCAGTTCGTACAGGAAATCTTCGTAGAGAAGTATGACCCAACGATCGAGGACAGCTATCGCAAGCAAGTCGAGGTCGACGGTCAACAATGTATGTTAGAAATTCTAGACACAGCCGGTACG GAACAATTCACAGCCATGAGGGacctttatatgaaaaatgggCAGGGCTTCGTATTAGTATATTCGATAACAGCACAATCAACCTTCAACGACCTGCAAGACCTCAGAGAACAGATTCTGCGGGTAAAAGACACAGATGATGTGCCGATGGTGTTAGTAGGTAACAAGTGCGACCTGGAGGACGAGAGGGTAGTAGGAAAGGATCAGGGTGTCAATCTTGCCCGGCAATTCAATTGTGTGTTTATGGAGACCTCTGCCAAAGCTAAAATTAACGTTCGCGAT ATTTTCTATGATCTGGTGCggcaaataaataagaaatcgCCAGAGAAGAAGATGAAGCAGAAAAAGAAATCGCTGTGCCTACTTCTGTAA